The following coding sequences lie in one bacterium genomic window:
- the truA gene encoding tRNA pseudouridine(38-40) synthase TruA, which yields MGTADEVIVPDTADATPRARNIRLLLAYDGTPFLGWQVQPQGPTIQSVLEDALGRITGHATKVKGSGRTDAGVHALGQVANFHTASRMPPEAYVPALNSMLPPEVAVLAADEVEPAFDAQFSAVEKTYRYRVLNTRAKQPFEHNRSWQVPVDINVESIRSASSYLVGKKDFSSFRAAGCAASSPVRVMKNISISSDGGIITFELTADGFLRHMVRNIVGTLVEVGRGKFSTDEFSAILEARDRTRAGRSAPPQGLYLVRVVYP from the coding sequence ATGGGAACTGCTGACGAGGTCATCGTGCCGGACACCGCCGACGCCACCCCGCGTGCGCGCAACATCCGCCTCCTGCTGGCCTACGACGGCACGCCCTTCCTCGGCTGGCAGGTCCAGCCGCAGGGCCCCACGATCCAGTCGGTCCTCGAGGACGCCCTCGGGCGCATCACCGGGCACGCGACCAAGGTCAAGGGGTCGGGCCGAACCGACGCGGGCGTGCACGCGCTCGGCCAGGTCGCCAATTTCCACACCGCTTCGCGCATGCCGCCGGAGGCCTATGTCCCCGCTCTCAACAGCATGCTTCCCCCGGAGGTCGCCGTGCTCGCCGCCGACGAGGTTGAACCCGCGTTCGACGCACAGTTCTCCGCCGTGGAAAAGACGTACCGGTACCGTGTTCTGAACACCAGGGCAAAGCAGCCGTTCGAGCACAACCGTTCGTGGCAGGTGCCTGTTGATATCAATGTGGAATCAATCAGAAGTGCATCGTCCTATCTGGTTGGCAAAAAAGACTTTTCATCATTTCGCGCTGCAGGATGCGCTGCATCGAGCCCCGTCAGGGTGATGAAGAACATCAGCATCTCCTCCGATGGTGGAATCATCACCTTCGAGCTGACCGCTGACGGATTCCTCCGCCACATGGTGCGCAACATCGTCGGGACGCTGGTCGAAGTCGGTCGGGGCAAATTTTCCACAGATGAATTCTCCGCCATCCTGGAGGCCCGCGACCGGACCCGCGCTGGAAGGTCCGCCCCGCCCCAAGGGCTGTACCTCGTCAGGGTCGTGTATCCCTGA